One Burkholderia cepacia genomic window carries:
- a CDS encoding MFS transporter: MSELTNGHSLGAPDAGDASTRRRSLWAACGAHAVHDGLTDVIYVLLPIWQAQFGINYAQVGLLRGAYSGMMAGFQLLASRAAGRWGRKRLLVGGTALAGLAYLVAGQAGGLAVLLIALVLGGLGASTQHPLASSMVTDAYEAGGGVKEALSQYNFSGDIGKTLIPGLIGLLLTVVTWRTSATLIGLLGVVSAMLMAWLIPAQHAARAARKAAPGAAAGAGSPAGLRALLATGTLDSAVRMGFLTFLPFLLKSKGAGTAGIGLALTLLFVGGAFGKLLCGYLGARIGMMKTVWLTESATSLLILFAVFAPLVAMMAMLPLLGLALNGTSSVLYGVVPELTGAGRRDQAFALFYTGTIGGGALAPVVFGRLGDVAGVPAALIALAALLLLTLPLSWCVQKGLER, from the coding sequence ATGAGCGAACTGACCAACGGCCACTCTCTCGGCGCACCGGACGCAGGCGACGCGTCCACGCGCCGCCGCTCGCTATGGGCCGCGTGCGGCGCGCACGCGGTGCACGACGGGCTGACGGACGTCATCTACGTGCTGCTGCCGATCTGGCAGGCGCAATTCGGCATCAACTACGCGCAGGTCGGCCTGCTGCGCGGCGCCTATTCCGGCATGATGGCCGGCTTCCAGTTGCTCGCGAGCCGCGCGGCCGGCCGCTGGGGACGCAAGCGCCTGCTGGTCGGCGGCACCGCGCTCGCCGGCCTCGCGTACCTGGTCGCCGGCCAGGCCGGCGGGCTCGCGGTGCTGCTGATCGCGCTCGTGCTGGGCGGGCTCGGCGCGAGCACCCAGCACCCGCTCGCGTCGTCGATGGTCACCGATGCGTACGAGGCCGGCGGCGGCGTCAAGGAGGCGCTGTCGCAATACAACTTCTCGGGCGACATCGGCAAGACGCTGATCCCGGGGTTGATCGGCCTGCTGCTGACGGTCGTGACGTGGCGCACCAGCGCGACGCTGATCGGCCTGCTCGGCGTGGTGTCGGCGATGCTGATGGCGTGGCTGATTCCAGCGCAACACGCGGCACGTGCCGCACGCAAGGCAGCGCCAGGCGCGGCGGCCGGCGCCGGCTCGCCCGCCGGCCTGCGGGCGCTGCTGGCCACCGGCACCCTCGACAGCGCGGTGCGGATGGGGTTTCTCACGTTCCTGCCGTTCCTGCTGAAGAGCAAGGGCGCCGGCACCGCCGGCATCGGTCTCGCGCTGACGCTGCTGTTCGTCGGCGGCGCCTTCGGCAAGCTGCTCTGCGGCTACCTGGGCGCGCGCATCGGCATGATGAAGACGGTGTGGCTGACCGAGTCCGCGACGTCGCTGCTGATCCTCTTCGCGGTGTTCGCGCCGCTCGTCGCGATGATGGCGATGCTGCCGCTGCTCGGGCTCGCGCTGAACGGCACGTCGTCGGTGCTGTACGGCGTCGTGCCGGAACTGACGGGCGCCGGCCGGCGCGACCAGGCGTTCGCGCTGTTCTACACGGGCACCATCGGCGGCGGCGCGCTGGCGCCCGTGGTGTTCGGGCGGTTGGGCGACGTCGCCGGCGTTCCCGCCGCGCTGATCGCGCTGGCGGCGCTCCTGCTGCTTACGCTGCCGCTGTCGTGGTGCGTGCAGAAGGGGCTCGAACGCTGA
- a CDS encoding fatty acid desaturase, translating to MAEYFDVDHARAIAALHTRFTARTEWPTWLLVAAIYGGWLGVLLQVRAGALPLAAATPPLILLGAWHLSLQHELLHGHPTRSAFVNKLLGYPPLTVWYPYTLYRDTHLDHHRDEDLTVPGVDPETNYLSPRQWAALSRWRRALTVARKTFIGRLVVGPPASVASMFAASFAAFRHGDLRYLPMWATHAACVVALLAWLQWAIGVPWWWYLLAVTWPALSLAMIRSLYEHRAARHPKARITINEAGIAMRLLYLNNNYHLVHHDLPKLPWYDLPRAYRMRRDAYRRKCGGFVIRGGYRALLTRHAWTPTDTPVHPFPAGTASLSGGGGVRVAVVDGHPQVST from the coding sequence TTCGACGTCGACCACGCGCGTGCGATCGCCGCGCTCCACACCCGCTTCACCGCCCGCACCGAGTGGCCGACCTGGCTGCTGGTCGCCGCGATCTACGGCGGCTGGCTCGGCGTACTGCTGCAGGTGCGCGCGGGCGCGTTGCCGCTCGCGGCCGCAACGCCGCCGCTGATCCTGCTCGGCGCATGGCACCTGTCGCTGCAGCACGAACTGCTGCACGGCCATCCGACGCGTTCCGCGTTCGTGAACAAGCTGCTCGGCTATCCGCCGCTGACGGTCTGGTATCCGTACACGCTGTATCGCGACACGCATCTCGACCATCATCGCGACGAAGACCTGACCGTGCCGGGCGTCGATCCCGAAACGAACTACCTGTCGCCCCGGCAATGGGCAGCGCTGTCGCGCTGGCGCCGCGCGCTGACGGTCGCGCGCAAGACCTTCATCGGGCGGCTCGTGGTCGGCCCGCCGGCGAGCGTCGCCTCGATGTTCGCCGCGTCGTTCGCGGCGTTTCGGCATGGTGACCTGCGCTATCTGCCGATGTGGGCGACGCACGCCGCCTGCGTGGTCGCGCTGCTCGCATGGCTGCAATGGGCGATCGGCGTGCCGTGGTGGTGGTACCTGCTGGCCGTCACGTGGCCCGCGCTGTCGCTCGCGATGATCCGCTCGCTGTACGAGCACCGCGCCGCGCGGCACCCGAAGGCACGCATCACGATCAACGAGGCCGGCATTGCGATGCGACTGCTGTACCTGAACAACAACTATCATCTCGTCCATCACGACCTGCCGAAGCTGCCGTGGTACGACCTGCCGCGCGCGTACCGGATGCGGCGCGACGCGTATCGGCGGAAATGCGGCGGCTTCGTGATCCGCGGCGGCTACCGGGCATTGTTGACGCGCCATGCGTGGACACCGACCGATACGCCCGTGCATCCGTTTCCGGCAGGCACGGCGTCGCTGTCCGGCGGCGGTGGCGTGCGCGTCGCGGTCGTCGACGGGCATCCGCAGGTCAGCACCTGA
- a CDS encoding NmrA family NAD(P)-binding protein, translating to MFVIFGASGNVGHATATALRHAGHPVRAVLRDARHRERLARIGCDVVFADLTDKRSVAAALDGAHGVQMLCPVPAADADPAATMRRMSDVAAAALAANPPPALLALSDYGAELDIDTGITSLFHELEERMKPIATRLTLLRSAEHLQNWARVLPVALGTGVLPSFHHPVDKQFPAVSAPDVGAVAAELLLDDPRAGGPRVVSVEGPRRVSARDVADALGQAAGRTIVARELPRDAWAATLLRAGLSERHAQLIVDLYDVHNAGQIDVEHGATERRFGGTGPGDALAALAASAAR from the coding sequence GTGTTCGTGATCTTCGGAGCATCAGGCAACGTCGGCCATGCCACCGCCACGGCGCTGCGCCATGCGGGCCATCCCGTGCGCGCGGTGTTGCGCGACGCGCGTCATCGCGAGCGGCTCGCGCGCATCGGCTGCGACGTCGTGTTCGCCGACCTGACCGACAAGCGGTCGGTCGCCGCGGCGCTCGACGGCGCGCACGGCGTGCAGATGCTGTGCCCGGTGCCTGCCGCCGACGCCGACCCCGCGGCGACGATGCGGCGGATGAGCGACGTCGCGGCCGCGGCGCTCGCCGCCAACCCGCCGCCCGCGCTGCTCGCCCTGTCGGATTACGGCGCGGAGCTGGACATCGACACCGGCATCACGAGCCTGTTCCATGAACTCGAGGAACGGATGAAGCCGATCGCCACGCGCCTGACGCTGCTACGTTCGGCCGAGCATCTGCAGAACTGGGCGCGCGTGCTGCCGGTCGCGCTCGGCACCGGCGTGCTGCCGAGCTTTCACCATCCGGTCGACAAGCAGTTTCCGGCCGTTTCGGCGCCGGACGTCGGCGCCGTCGCGGCGGAACTGCTGCTCGATGATCCGAGGGCCGGCGGACCGCGTGTCGTCAGCGTCGAAGGGCCGCGGCGCGTCAGCGCGCGCGACGTTGCCGATGCGCTCGGACAGGCGGCCGGCCGGACGATCGTCGCGCGCGAGCTGCCGCGTGACGCATGGGCCGCGACGTTGCTGCGCGCGGGCCTCAGCGAACGTCATGCGCAATTGATCGTCGATCTCTACGACGTGCACAACGCCGGACAGATCGACGTCGAGCACGGTGCGACCGAGCGACGCTTCGGCGGGACCGGGCCGGGCGATGCGCTCGCGGCGCTGGCGGCCAGCGCGGCGCGCTGA